A single genomic interval of Takifugu flavidus isolate HTHZ2018 chromosome 19, ASM371156v2, whole genome shotgun sequence harbors:
- the kif25 gene encoding kinesin-like protein KIF25 → MPLFINRDQIFAHQVHLLEHKLRGKEERILELETENAILHLRLAECRGKLHRDHEDETKAINYHPHQRNVQKITQAAFAKLLHQVQAVKQDLSEVFAVYLSFATELEDQSKKLLEKLEEASSLHGRHGDEAQQLQANVAALERSLADEKERCSAERQRRKELHNALVELRGNIRVHCRVRPVLPFDHIQSSFLGSGPASSEEVITAISDDTVLVNCVKSGVPVQHKMFEFERVHGPDDSQNTVFEEVKPLLTSLLDGYNVCIMAYGQTGSGKTHTMIGSQLLEELTGMQQETQQGIIPKAAAELFRLIDEKPADSHSVEVSVMEVHNNEVFDLLAADGGGQRRDVITTSSGASQVTALVHEPVCGAAEVMRIIDRVLTLRARCPTMIHADSSRSHLIVTLTISSKSPNAAALARRLQIAKKDMQRSTKKQWWSPRCRRANPHACHSFDEPGASSASSPSPSPCHSPCPSPGPGAAQAVFRTKLQLVDLAGSECVGMSGVSGAALWEASCINRSLSALSDVLGALAEQRPHVPYRNSKLTHLLQDVIGGDAKLLLMLCVSPTQRFVAESLQSLGLGTRARQVQKELPRQKSNTLRVK, encoded by the exons ATGCCTCTTTTTATTAACCGCGACCAAATATTCGCGCATCAGGTGCACCTCCTGGAGCACAAACTGAGG GGTAAAGAGGAGCGAATACTGGAGCTAGAGACGGAAAATGCTATTCTTCATTTAAGACTTGCAGAG TGTCGAGGAAAACTCCATCGGGACCATGAAGACGAGACCAAGGCCATAAACTACCATCCTCATCAGAGGAACGTGCAGAAGATAACGCAGGCAGCTTTTGCCAAACTCCTCCATCAGGTGCAG GCTGTGAAGCAGGACCTGAGTGAAGTCTTTGCAGTCTACTTGAGTTTTGCCACTGAGCTGGAGGATCAGAGCAAGAAGCTGCTGGAAAAGTTGGAGGAGGCCAGTTCTTTACACGGTCGCCACGGAGACGAGGCTCAGC AATTGCAAGCTAATGTTGCAGCTCTGGAGCGCTCTCTGGCGGACGAAAAGGAGAGGTGCAGcgcagagaggcagaggaggaaagagctCCACAACGCGCTGGTG GAGTTGAGAGGGAACATCAGGGTTCACTGCAGGGTGCGTCCGGTTCTACCGTTTGATCATATCCAGTCTTCTTTCTTGGGATCCGG gccaGCATCCTCAGAGGAAGTGATCACAGCCATCAGCGAC GACACGGTGTTGGTAAACTGTGTCAAATCAGGAGTGCCAGTGCAGCACAAGATGTTTGAGTTTGAGAG AGTTCATGGGCCGGATGATTCCCAGAACACAGTGTTCGAGGAAGTGAAGCCCCTCCTCACGTCTCTACTGGATGG TTATAATGTGTGTATCATGGCGTAcgggcagacaggaagtgggaagaCTCACACCATGATAGGAtcccagctgctggaggagctcacaggGATGCAACAGGAGACACAGCAGGGAATCATCCCCAAGGCCGCTGCTGAGCTCTTTCG gCTCATCGATGAGAAGCCAGCAGACAGCCACAGTGTGGAGGTGTCAGTGATGGAGGTGCACAACAACGAGGTGTTCGACCTTTTAGCCGCAGACGGTGGCGGCCAGCGCCGGGACGTCATCACTACCTCCTCCGGTGCCAGCCAGGTCACGGCTCTCGTGCACGA GCCCGTGTGCGGCGCCGCTGAGGTCATGCGGATTATCGACAGGGTGTTGACGCTCAGAGCTCGCTGTCCCACAATGATCCACGCCGACTCCTCACGATCTCACCTCATCGTCACGCTCACCATTTCCTCCAAGAGCCCCAACGCAGCGGCTCtgg CCCGCAGGCTGCAGATTGCCAAAAAGGACATGCAGCGCTCCACCAAAAAGCAGTGGTGGAGTCCGCGCTGTCGCCGCGCCAACCCTCACGCCTGCCACTCATTTGATGAGCCGGGTgcaagctccgcctcctcgccTTCGCCGTCGCCTTGCCATTCTCCGTGTCCGTCGCCCGGCCCCGGGGCCGCGCAGGCTGTGTTCAGGACcaagctgcagctggtggaccTGGCGGGGAGCGAGTGTGTGG GTATGTCTGGAGTGTCGGGCGCAGCGCTGTGGGAGGCGTCCTGCATAAACCGCAGCCTCTCGGCGCTCTCTGACGTCCTGGGAGCTCTGGCCGAGCAGAGGCCACACGTTCCCTACAGGAACAGCAAACTCACTCATCTGCTGCAGGACGTCATAG GGGGCGAcgctaaactgctgctgatgttgtgcGTGTCTCCCACGCAGCGTTTCGTCGCTGAGTCTCTCCAGTCCCTGGGTTTAGGGACCCGGGCCCGTCAGGTCCAGAAAGAGCTCCCCCGGCAGAAGAGCAACACTCTCAGGGTGAAGTGA
- the ccdc167 gene encoding coiled-coil domain-containing protein 167 — protein MAKLKDKRRENISVATEIDRLEERRERCQDNLERAEFRGRKGKLSDRQRQQLEDEMAIINERVQNLDKELALLRGENRRNMLLSVALLAVGALFYYAFFYNDEDS, from the exons ATGGCAAAATTAAAAGATAAAAGACGAGAAAATATAAGTGTCGCCACTGAG ATTGACCGATTGGAAGAACGACGGGAGCGATGTCAGGATAATCTGGAGAGAGCTGAGTTCAGGGGCAGGAAGGGCAAACTTTCTGACAGGCAAAG acagcagctggaagatgaaATGGCCATCATAAACGAGAGGGTGCAAAATTTAG ATAAGGAACTGGCGCTGttgagaggagagaacaggagaAACATGCTGCTGTCGGTGGCCCTGCTGGCTGTCGGTGCTCTCTTTTACTATGCTTTCTTTTACAACGACGAGGACTCGTGA